One window from the genome of Anguilla rostrata isolate EN2019 chromosome 5, ASM1855537v3, whole genome shotgun sequence encodes:
- the LOC135255400 gene encoding signal peptide peptidase-like 2A isoform X3: protein MARTLTIILFIVYMFSQTNSQEAILHISDGSAEKEYCLVYNSSWTKLSTSLSNAVEYQLVNLTSTFLCSESGVAPDALRGRAVVVMLGECGFSQKALVAQDLGASAVLIASKTTMLTPSANESDYGKVKIPLALMRYRDIMDAQQTFPSGMAVRLYAPLLPVFDVSLFVMLALSIFTVAMGAYWSGMSERDRLNESPVVGSCEGKGSSGDLSLYSPLKVIIFVALMSTMLVLMYFFYTWLVYVIIAVFCLASAVALHSCLDAIMEIVGCGSCNFSFLGKDFSVRSLLLAAVSVAVAVVWVVYRNEDRWIWILQDLLGIAFCLNFMKTITVSNFKVCVILLSLLLLYDVFFVFITPFFTPNGESIMVQVALGPGSTGEKLPVVMRVPRFSALAQNLCGMQFSILGYGDIIVPGLLVAYCHRFDVWTSSSKKIYFLSCTAAYFIGMIVTFAVMIVSKMGQPALLYLVPFTLLTSAVVAWCRKEMRQFWTGSTYEVLDSSTGPLLQDGGSGCDGGGKC from the exons ATGGCAAGAACATTAACGATAATTCTATTTATCGTTTACATGTTTTCACAg ACGAACTCTCAAGAAGCAATTTTGCACATTTCGGATGGGTCCGCCGAGAAAGAGTATTGTCTTGTTTACAATTCATCTTGGACTAAACTGTCAACGTCCCTCAGCAATGCA GTGGAGTATCAGTTGGTAAACCTGACGTCAACCTTTCTCTGCAGTGAATCTGGTGTAGCTCCTGATGcactgagagggagagcagtGGTGGTGATGCTTGGGGAGTGTGGTTTCAGTCAGAAAGCTCTGGTTGCTCAAGATCTTGGAGCGTCTGCTGTCCTCATTGCCAGTAAAACAACCATG TTGACTCCTTCAGCGAATGAGTCCGACTATGGAAAAGTCAAGATTCCTCTGGCGCTCATGAGATACAGAGACATTATGGATGCACAGCAG ACCTTTCCCAGTGGTATGGCAGTGAGGCTGTATGCTCCCCTGCTGCCTGTGTTTGATGTCAGCCTCTTCGTCATGTTGGCTCTCAGTATCTTCACAGTGGCTATGGGAGCCTACTGGAGTGGCATGTCTGAAAG GGACAGGCTGAACGAATCCCCAGTCGTGGGCAGCTGTGAGGGGAAAGGCTCCAGTGGCGACTTGTCTCTTTACTCTCCACTCAAAGTCATCATCTTTGTGGCTCTGATGAGCACCATGCTGGTTCTGATGTACTTCTTCTACACGTGGCTTG tgTACGTCATCATTGCTGTGTTTTGTCTTGCCTCTGCCGTGGCCCTACACAGCTGCTTGGATGCGATCATGGAAATAGTAGGTTGTGGAAGTTGCAA CTTCTCATTCCTTGGAAAAGATTTCTCTGTGAGGTCGCTGCTGTTGGCTGCAGTCAGTGTTGCTGTGGCTGTGGTCTGGGTGGTGTACAGGAATGAGGACAG GTGGATCTGGATTTTGCAGGATCTCCTGGGCATTGCGTTCTGTCTGAACTTTATGAAGACCATAACTGTGTCAAACTTTAAG GTCTGCGTCATCCTTCTAAGCCTCCTGCTTCTGTATGACGTCTTTTTTGTCTTCATCACGCCTTTCTTTACTCCA AACGGAGAGAGTATCATGGTTCAGGTTGCGCTTGGTCCAGGGTCTACAGGGGAAAAG CTGCCTGTGGTCATGAGAGTACCGAGGTTTTCGGCCTTGGCCCAGAACCTGTGTGGGATGCAGTTCTCCATTCTTGGCTACGGAGACATTATTGTACCAG GTTTACTGGTGGCCTACTGCCACAGGTTTGATGTATGGACCAGCAGCTCCAAGAAGATCTATTTTCTGTCATGCACAGCAG CCTATTTCATTGGTATGATTGTGACATTTGCGGTCATGATTGTGTCCAAGATGGGCCAGCCTGCCCTGCTGTACCTCGTGCCATTCACTCTCCTGACCAGTGCAGTGGTTGCCTGGTGCAGGAAGGAAATGAGACAGTTCTGGACCGGAAGTACTTATGAA GTGTTGGACTCCTCAACAGGACCTTTATTACAAG atGGAGGATCAGGATGTGACGGTGGAGGAAAATGCTGA
- the LOC135255400 gene encoding signal peptide peptidase-like 2A isoform X2, with protein MARTLTIILFIVYMFSQTNSQEAILHISDGSAEKEYCLVYNSSWTKLSTSLSNAVEYQLVNLTSTFLCSESGVAPDALRGRAVVVMLGECGFSQKALVAQDLGASAVLIASKTTMLTPSANESDYGKVKIPLALMRYRDIMDAQQTFPSGMAVRLYAPLLPVFDVSLFVMLALSIFTVAMGAYWSGMSERDRLNESPVVGSCEGKGSSGDLSLYSPLKVIIFVALMSTMLVLMYFFYTWLVYVIIAVFCLASAVALHSCLDAIMEIVGCGSCNFSFLGKDFSVRSLLLAAVSVAVAVVWVVYRNEDRWIWILQDLLGIAFCLNFMKTITVSNFKVCVILLSLLLLYDVFFVFITPFFTPNGESIMVQVALGPGSTGEKSGGNMVEVPAEPRAPHEKLPVVMRVPRFSALAQNLCGMQFSILGYGDIIVPGLLVAYCHRFDVWTSSSKKIYFLSCTAAYFIGMIVTFAVMIVSKMGQPALLYLVPFTLLTSAVVAWCRKEMRQFWTGSTYEMEDQDVTVEENADFHN; from the exons ATGGCAAGAACATTAACGATAATTCTATTTATCGTTTACATGTTTTCACAg ACGAACTCTCAAGAAGCAATTTTGCACATTTCGGATGGGTCCGCCGAGAAAGAGTATTGTCTTGTTTACAATTCATCTTGGACTAAACTGTCAACGTCCCTCAGCAATGCA GTGGAGTATCAGTTGGTAAACCTGACGTCAACCTTTCTCTGCAGTGAATCTGGTGTAGCTCCTGATGcactgagagggagagcagtGGTGGTGATGCTTGGGGAGTGTGGTTTCAGTCAGAAAGCTCTGGTTGCTCAAGATCTTGGAGCGTCTGCTGTCCTCATTGCCAGTAAAACAACCATG TTGACTCCTTCAGCGAATGAGTCCGACTATGGAAAAGTCAAGATTCCTCTGGCGCTCATGAGATACAGAGACATTATGGATGCACAGCAG ACCTTTCCCAGTGGTATGGCAGTGAGGCTGTATGCTCCCCTGCTGCCTGTGTTTGATGTCAGCCTCTTCGTCATGTTGGCTCTCAGTATCTTCACAGTGGCTATGGGAGCCTACTGGAGTGGCATGTCTGAAAG GGACAGGCTGAACGAATCCCCAGTCGTGGGCAGCTGTGAGGGGAAAGGCTCCAGTGGCGACTTGTCTCTTTACTCTCCACTCAAAGTCATCATCTTTGTGGCTCTGATGAGCACCATGCTGGTTCTGATGTACTTCTTCTACACGTGGCTTG tgTACGTCATCATTGCTGTGTTTTGTCTTGCCTCTGCCGTGGCCCTACACAGCTGCTTGGATGCGATCATGGAAATAGTAGGTTGTGGAAGTTGCAA CTTCTCATTCCTTGGAAAAGATTTCTCTGTGAGGTCGCTGCTGTTGGCTGCAGTCAGTGTTGCTGTGGCTGTGGTCTGGGTGGTGTACAGGAATGAGGACAG GTGGATCTGGATTTTGCAGGATCTCCTGGGCATTGCGTTCTGTCTGAACTTTATGAAGACCATAACTGTGTCAAACTTTAAG GTCTGCGTCATCCTTCTAAGCCTCCTGCTTCTGTATGACGTCTTTTTTGTCTTCATCACGCCTTTCTTTACTCCA AACGGAGAGAGTATCATGGTTCAGGTTGCGCTTGGTCCAGGGTCTACAGGGGAAAAG AGCGGAGGCAACATGGTGGAGGTACCTGCTGAACCCAGAGCTCCCCATGAAAAA CTGCCTGTGGTCATGAGAGTACCGAGGTTTTCGGCCTTGGCCCAGAACCTGTGTGGGATGCAGTTCTCCATTCTTGGCTACGGAGACATTATTGTACCAG GTTTACTGGTGGCCTACTGCCACAGGTTTGATGTATGGACCAGCAGCTCCAAGAAGATCTATTTTCTGTCATGCACAGCAG CCTATTTCATTGGTATGATTGTGACATTTGCGGTCATGATTGTGTCCAAGATGGGCCAGCCTGCCCTGCTGTACCTCGTGCCATTCACTCTCCTGACCAGTGCAGTGGTTGCCTGGTGCAGGAAGGAAATGAGACAGTTCTGGACCGGAAGTACTTATGAA atGGAGGATCAGGATGTGACGGTGGAGGAAAATGCTGACTTCCACAATTAA
- the LOC135255400 gene encoding signal peptide peptidase-like 2A isoform X1: protein MARTLTIILFIVYMFSQTNSQEAILHISDGSAEKEYCLVYNSSWTKLSTSLSNAVEYQLVNLTSTFLCSESGVAPDALRGRAVVVMLGECGFSQKALVAQDLGASAVLIASKTTMLTPSANESDYGKVKIPLALMRYRDIMDAQQTFPSGMAVRLYAPLLPVFDVSLFVMLALSIFTVAMGAYWSGMSERDRLNESPVVGSCEGKGSSGDLSLYSPLKVIIFVALMSTMLVLMYFFYTWLVYVIIAVFCLASAVALHSCLDAIMEIVGCGSCNFSFLGKDFSVRSLLLAAVSVAVAVVWVVYRNEDRWIWILQDLLGIAFCLNFMKTITVSNFKVCVILLSLLLLYDVFFVFITPFFTPNGESIMVQVALGPGSTGEKSGGNMVEVPAEPRAPHEKLPVVMRVPRFSALAQNLCGMQFSILGYGDIIVPGLLVAYCHRFDVWTSSSKKIYFLSCTAAYFIGMIVTFAVMIVSKMGQPALLYLVPFTLLTSAVVAWCRKEMRQFWTGSTYEVLDSSTGPLLQDGGSGCDGGGKC from the exons ATGGCAAGAACATTAACGATAATTCTATTTATCGTTTACATGTTTTCACAg ACGAACTCTCAAGAAGCAATTTTGCACATTTCGGATGGGTCCGCCGAGAAAGAGTATTGTCTTGTTTACAATTCATCTTGGACTAAACTGTCAACGTCCCTCAGCAATGCA GTGGAGTATCAGTTGGTAAACCTGACGTCAACCTTTCTCTGCAGTGAATCTGGTGTAGCTCCTGATGcactgagagggagagcagtGGTGGTGATGCTTGGGGAGTGTGGTTTCAGTCAGAAAGCTCTGGTTGCTCAAGATCTTGGAGCGTCTGCTGTCCTCATTGCCAGTAAAACAACCATG TTGACTCCTTCAGCGAATGAGTCCGACTATGGAAAAGTCAAGATTCCTCTGGCGCTCATGAGATACAGAGACATTATGGATGCACAGCAG ACCTTTCCCAGTGGTATGGCAGTGAGGCTGTATGCTCCCCTGCTGCCTGTGTTTGATGTCAGCCTCTTCGTCATGTTGGCTCTCAGTATCTTCACAGTGGCTATGGGAGCCTACTGGAGTGGCATGTCTGAAAG GGACAGGCTGAACGAATCCCCAGTCGTGGGCAGCTGTGAGGGGAAAGGCTCCAGTGGCGACTTGTCTCTTTACTCTCCACTCAAAGTCATCATCTTTGTGGCTCTGATGAGCACCATGCTGGTTCTGATGTACTTCTTCTACACGTGGCTTG tgTACGTCATCATTGCTGTGTTTTGTCTTGCCTCTGCCGTGGCCCTACACAGCTGCTTGGATGCGATCATGGAAATAGTAGGTTGTGGAAGTTGCAA CTTCTCATTCCTTGGAAAAGATTTCTCTGTGAGGTCGCTGCTGTTGGCTGCAGTCAGTGTTGCTGTGGCTGTGGTCTGGGTGGTGTACAGGAATGAGGACAG GTGGATCTGGATTTTGCAGGATCTCCTGGGCATTGCGTTCTGTCTGAACTTTATGAAGACCATAACTGTGTCAAACTTTAAG GTCTGCGTCATCCTTCTAAGCCTCCTGCTTCTGTATGACGTCTTTTTTGTCTTCATCACGCCTTTCTTTACTCCA AACGGAGAGAGTATCATGGTTCAGGTTGCGCTTGGTCCAGGGTCTACAGGGGAAAAG AGCGGAGGCAACATGGTGGAGGTACCTGCTGAACCCAGAGCTCCCCATGAAAAA CTGCCTGTGGTCATGAGAGTACCGAGGTTTTCGGCCTTGGCCCAGAACCTGTGTGGGATGCAGTTCTCCATTCTTGGCTACGGAGACATTATTGTACCAG GTTTACTGGTGGCCTACTGCCACAGGTTTGATGTATGGACCAGCAGCTCCAAGAAGATCTATTTTCTGTCATGCACAGCAG CCTATTTCATTGGTATGATTGTGACATTTGCGGTCATGATTGTGTCCAAGATGGGCCAGCCTGCCCTGCTGTACCTCGTGCCATTCACTCTCCTGACCAGTGCAGTGGTTGCCTGGTGCAGGAAGGAAATGAGACAGTTCTGGACCGGAAGTACTTATGAA GTGTTGGACTCCTCAACAGGACCTTTATTACAAG atGGAGGATCAGGATGTGACGGTGGAGGAAAATGCTGA
- the LOC135255400 gene encoding signal peptide peptidase-like 2A isoform X4: MLGECGFSQKALVAQDLGASAVLIASKTTMLTPSANESDYGKVKIPLALMRYRDIMDAQQTFPSGMAVRLYAPLLPVFDVSLFVMLALSIFTVAMGAYWSGMSERDRLNESPVVGSCEGKGSSGDLSLYSPLKVIIFVALMSTMLVLMYFFYTWLVYVIIAVFCLASAVALHSCLDAIMEIVGCGSCNFSFLGKDFSVRSLLLAAVSVAVAVVWVVYRNEDRWIWILQDLLGIAFCLNFMKTITVSNFKVCVILLSLLLLYDVFFVFITPFFTPNGESIMVQVALGPGSTGEKSGGNMVEVPAEPRAPHEKLPVVMRVPRFSALAQNLCGMQFSILGYGDIIVPGLLVAYCHRFDVWTSSSKKIYFLSCTAAYFIGMIVTFAVMIVSKMGQPALLYLVPFTLLTSAVVAWCRKEMRQFWTGSTYEVLDSSTGPLLQDGGSGCDGGGKC; encoded by the exons ATGCTTGGGGAGTGTGGTTTCAGTCAGAAAGCTCTGGTTGCTCAAGATCTTGGAGCGTCTGCTGTCCTCATTGCCAGTAAAACAACCATG TTGACTCCTTCAGCGAATGAGTCCGACTATGGAAAAGTCAAGATTCCTCTGGCGCTCATGAGATACAGAGACATTATGGATGCACAGCAG ACCTTTCCCAGTGGTATGGCAGTGAGGCTGTATGCTCCCCTGCTGCCTGTGTTTGATGTCAGCCTCTTCGTCATGTTGGCTCTCAGTATCTTCACAGTGGCTATGGGAGCCTACTGGAGTGGCATGTCTGAAAG GGACAGGCTGAACGAATCCCCAGTCGTGGGCAGCTGTGAGGGGAAAGGCTCCAGTGGCGACTTGTCTCTTTACTCTCCACTCAAAGTCATCATCTTTGTGGCTCTGATGAGCACCATGCTGGTTCTGATGTACTTCTTCTACACGTGGCTTG tgTACGTCATCATTGCTGTGTTTTGTCTTGCCTCTGCCGTGGCCCTACACAGCTGCTTGGATGCGATCATGGAAATAGTAGGTTGTGGAAGTTGCAA CTTCTCATTCCTTGGAAAAGATTTCTCTGTGAGGTCGCTGCTGTTGGCTGCAGTCAGTGTTGCTGTGGCTGTGGTCTGGGTGGTGTACAGGAATGAGGACAG GTGGATCTGGATTTTGCAGGATCTCCTGGGCATTGCGTTCTGTCTGAACTTTATGAAGACCATAACTGTGTCAAACTTTAAG GTCTGCGTCATCCTTCTAAGCCTCCTGCTTCTGTATGACGTCTTTTTTGTCTTCATCACGCCTTTCTTTACTCCA AACGGAGAGAGTATCATGGTTCAGGTTGCGCTTGGTCCAGGGTCTACAGGGGAAAAG AGCGGAGGCAACATGGTGGAGGTACCTGCTGAACCCAGAGCTCCCCATGAAAAA CTGCCTGTGGTCATGAGAGTACCGAGGTTTTCGGCCTTGGCCCAGAACCTGTGTGGGATGCAGTTCTCCATTCTTGGCTACGGAGACATTATTGTACCAG GTTTACTGGTGGCCTACTGCCACAGGTTTGATGTATGGACCAGCAGCTCCAAGAAGATCTATTTTCTGTCATGCACAGCAG CCTATTTCATTGGTATGATTGTGACATTTGCGGTCATGATTGTGTCCAAGATGGGCCAGCCTGCCCTGCTGTACCTCGTGCCATTCACTCTCCTGACCAGTGCAGTGGTTGCCTGGTGCAGGAAGGAAATGAGACAGTTCTGGACCGGAAGTACTTATGAA GTGTTGGACTCCTCAACAGGACCTTTATTACAAG atGGAGGATCAGGATGTGACGGTGGAGGAAAATGCTGA